From the Micromonospora echinospora genome, the window CCGGGGTCCGCGAGGAGGGCCTGGTGGCGATCCTCGGCGTGCCGCTGCGCCTCGGGTCGACCTCGATCGGGGTGCTCTACGCGGCGAACCGTTCCGCCCGACCGTTCGCCCGGGAGGAGGTGGCGCTGCTGGTCTCGCTCGCCGCGCACGCCGCGGTGGCCATCGACACCGCCCGCCTGCTCGCCGAGACCCGGGCGGCGTTGGCCGAACTGTCGGCGGCGAACACCACCATCCGGGCGCACAGCGCCTCGGTGGAGCGGGCGGCGGCGGCGCACGACCGGATGACCGCGCTGGTGCTGCGCGGCGGTGGGGTGGAGGACGTCGCGGCGGCGGTCACCGACGTGCTCGACGGGGCGCTGCTGGCGATGGACGCCGAGGGACGCCTGCTGACCCGGGTCGGTGAGATCGACGAACCGGACCGCGCGGACATGGTGGAGGCGGTGGCCGCGTCCCGCACCGAGGGGCGCAGTGTGCGGCGGGGCCGACTCTGGTACGCGGCGGTGGTCGCCGGGGCGGAGAACCTCGGCGTGCTGGTGCTGCGCCCCGAGGACGAGCTGGTCGACGCCGACCAGCGCATCCTCGAACGGGCCGCCCTGGTCACCGCGCTGCTGCTGCTGTTCAGCCGGACCGTCGCCGAGGCGGAGGGCCGGGTCCGGGGCGAGCTGCTCGACGACCTGATCGCCCGACCGCTGGCCGACGCCGAGGCGCTGCGCAGCCGGGGCCGGCGACTCGGCGTCGACCTGGACGCCCCGCACGTGCTGGTGGCGGTCGGCGACGACGTGATCGCGTCCACCGGATCGGCGCGGCAGCGGGTGGTCTCCTGGGCCACCACGTACGCCTCGACCCGGGGCGGGCTGGCCGCCGCACGCGACGGCCGGGTGGTGCTGATGCTGCCCGGCCAGGACGCCGGCGCCGCCGCCCGGGCGGTGGCCCGGGACCTGTCCCGGGTGACCGGCCGGCCGGTGACCGCCGGGGCCAGCGGTCCGGCACGCGGTCCGGCGTCGCTGGCGGTGACGTTCCGCGAGGCGGACCGCTGCCTGACCGCCCTCGGCGCGCTGGGCCGGACCGGTCAGGGGGCGAGCACCGCGGAGCTGGGCTTCGTCGGGCTGCTCCTCGGCGCGGTCGGGGACCAGGGCGACCGGGACGTGGCCCGGTTCCTCACCGATACCGTCGGCCCGGTGGTCGACTACGACGCACGCCGGGGCACGGCGCTGGTGAAGACGCTGGAGGCGTACTTCGGGGTCGGCGGCAGTCTGGCCCGGGCGGCGGAGCAGCTGCACGTGCACGTCAACACGGTCACCCAACGGCTGGAGCGGGTCGGGCAGCTGCTCGGCGCGGAGTGGCAGAAGCCGGACCGGGCGCTGGAGGTGCAGCTCGCGCTCCGCCTGCACCGGCTGCGCGACCCGGACCGCTGAGGCCGGCCAGTTCCGTCGGCGTCGGAAACGCCGGCTCCGGCGTTCAGCCGGCCCGCTCGCGCAGGGTGGTGAGGATGTCGCCGGCCCGGGTCCACAGGATCGACCCGCCCTCGTCGTCGAGGAGGTGGTGCCGGGCGTCGGGGAACCGGCGGGCCAGGGCGGCCCCGAAGTCCGGTGAGTGGACCCCACTGGCGTCACGTCGCCCGTACCAGAGGTCGACCGGTACGGCGACCCGCTCCGGCGGGTGGGGCCAGGGGCCGAGGCAGATCCGCAGGTCCCGGGCGTAGCCGGCGGCGCCCTGCCGGAAGCCCTCGGCCAGGCAACGCCGGTAGGCGGTGGCGAAGTCGTGCCGCTGGTAGAGCGCCCGGTCGTGCGGCGCGCTCATCCCGATCACCAGCTCCCACATGCCGTCGGCGGTGGCGAGGCCGGCGAAGCGGCGTTCCACGGCGTCCGGGTCCCGCTCCACGTCGCCCACCAGCGCGGCGACCTCGGGCGCGAGCAGGTCCCGCTGCGCGGCGAGGTCGTCCTGACCGGCGACGACGGCCAGCGCCCGCACCAGGCCGGCCCCGGCGAGCGCGACCGCGAACGGCGCGCCCTGCGAGAAGCCGACGGCGACGGGGGCGGTCAGCCCTCGCCGGTCGACGAGGTGGGCGCAGTCGTCGACCCACGAGGTGAGGGTCCGGCCGGGATGGGCGGTGGATCCACCGAGACCGGGCCGGTCGACGCCGAGCAGCCGCATCCCCAGCCGGGGCAGCAGGTCGACGCCGAAGCCCAGCGATCCGCTCATGGCCGCGCCGGTGCACAGGAGCACCGGCCGTCCGTCGGGCGGGCCCCACTCCGACCAGGCCAGCCGCCGGCCGTCCGGCAGGTCCAGCCACTCCGTCCGTTCCGGTCGGGACACGTCGATCACGTCTCGACGGTACGGACGCCGGCAACCGGATTACCGGATCCCGCCGGGTCGGGGGACGCCGGGTCGGGAGACGCCGGGTCGGGAGACGCCGGGTCGGGAGACGCCGGGTCGAGGTGCCCCGGTTCGGAGTACGCCGGCCCGGGGGCGACAGCGGGGCGGCCGGGCATCCAGCGCAGCACCGCCAGCAGCCCGACACCGGTCACGGCAGCGGCGATCAGCGCCACCACGTGCAGGGCGGCGACGAAGGCGCGGTCCGCCGTGGCCAGCAGGGCGGCGGCGTCGCCGAGCCGGGGCGCGACGCCGTACGCGCCGGCGAGGGAGCCCTCGGCCGTCTCCCGGAGCCCGTCGGGCAGCGCCGTGGTGGCCGGCGCGACCCGGACCCGGTAGACCGCGGCGAGCACCGCGCCGAGCACCGAGACCCCGAGGGCGGCCCCCACCTGCCGTACCGTGTTGCTGACCGCCGAACCGACACCGGCCTTCTCCCGGGGCAGCGCGGCCAAGACCGACTCGGTGGCCGGGGCGGTGATGTGCGCCATCCCGACGCCCTGGACCCCGAGCAGCACGGCGACCACCCAGGTCGGCGTGGTCGCGTCGACCAGGGCCCAGCCGGCCAGCGCGACCCCGACCAGGCCCAGCCCGCCGCCGCAGACCACCCGGGCGCCGTGGCGGCGGACCAGGGTGGCGCTGCGCGGGGCGAGGACGAGCTGGGTCAGGGCCAGCGGCAGGAAGAGCAGTCCGGTGTGCAGGGGTGAGTGGCCCCGGACCAGTTGCAGGTGGAACGCGCTGACGAACATCACCCCGGCCCCGGCGAAGAAGACCAGGCCGACCAGGACCACCGGGACGGCGAACCGGGGCACCCGGAACAGCCGGACGTCCAGCGCGGGATGGTCGGTGCGCCGCTCGTGCCAGCCGAAGACGGCCAGCACGGCCAGTCCGGTGAGCACCGCCGCCCAGACCACCGGTCGGTCGAAGCCGTGCTCGCCGCCGTCGATCACCCCCCAGGTGAGGGCGACCAGGCCGACCACGGAGAGCGCGACCCCGGGCAGGTCCATCCGCCCGGGGCGGGGATCCCGCGACTCGGGCACCAGCAGCGCCCCGGCGACCAGCCCGGCGAACGCCACCGGCACGTTGACCAGGAAGACCGACCCCCACCAGAAGTGCGTCAGCAGGATCCCGCCGAGGACCGGTCCGACCGCGACGGCGAGCCCGACCGAGGCGGACCAGTACCCGATCGCCCGGGGCCGTTCCCGGGGGTCGAAGACGCTGGCGATGACCGACAGGGTCGCCGGCATGATCGCCGCGCCACCGAGTCCCATCACCGCCCGCGCCAGGACCAGGTGCACCGGGTCGCGGGCGTACGCCGACAGCAGCGAACCCAGCCCGAAGACGGCGAGTCCGGCCAGCAGGAAGCGCCGTCGGCCGTAGCGGTCGCCGAGCACGCCGAGGCTGAACAGCAGCCCGGCGAAGACCAGGGTGTACGAGTTGATCGCCCACTCCAGCTCGGCCTGGCTCGCGCCGAGGCCGTGCACCGGATCGGCCAGGGTGCGCAGGGCGACGTTGAGGATGGTGGTGTCCATGACCACCAGGAGCAGGCTGACCACGGTCACCCCGAGGATCGGCCACCGCCTCGGGTGCCCGGTGTTCGCGTACGCCGGCACGGCACGCCTCCCCTGCGATCCTGCCGGGGGTGGCGCGTCGGATCCCGCGTCCAGCCTAGGGCGACCGACCACCGGTCCGGAACCGCCTCAGACCAGGTTTTTCCTGGTCAGAGGCGGTTCCTCCGGCAAGTCGGGGCACCCTCACTCGCGACGCCCGGGGCGCCAGCGGGCGGCCAGCGCCGCCACGCTGCCCCAGATGCCGCGCCGGAACAGCAGCACGACCAGCACGAAGATGGTCCCGGTGACCAGGTTGATCGCCTCGAACCCGGAGAAGGAGAGCCAGTCCTCCAGCCGGACCAGGATGGCCGCGCCGAGCACCCCACCCCAGAGGGTGCCGATGCCGCCGAGCACCACGACGATCACCGCCTTGCCGGAGGTGGTCCAGTGCAGGGCGTCCAGTGAGACGAACCGGTGCCCGATGGCGAACAGGCCGCCGCCCAGCCCGGCGATGAAGCCGGAGAGGACGAAGACGGTCAGCTTGTACTGACGGACCGGGTAGCCGAGCGCGCGGGCCCGGGCCGGGTTGTCCCGGATGCCGATCAGTACCCGACCGAAGGGCGAGTTCACGATCCGCCAGGCGGCGGCGAGCCCGAGCAGCACGATGGGCAGCGCAGCGTAGTAATAGTAGTAGTCGTCGGTGAGGTCGAGGCCGAACAGTTCCCGGGGCACCCCCTGGAGGCCGTTCTCGCCCCGGGTCACCGAGCGCCACTCGTTGGCGATGAAGTAGACCATCTGCGCGAACGCCAACGTCACCATGGCGAAGTAGATGCCGGTACGGCTCACCGCCAGGTAGCCGATCGGCACCGCGAGCACCGCGGCGGCGAGCGCGCCGAGCAGCACCGCCACCGGGAACGGCAGGCCGGCGTTGATGGCGACCAGCCCGGTGACGTACGCCGAGGTGCCCCAGAAGGCGGCGTGCCCGAACGACATCAGCCCGGTGTAGCCGAGCAGCAGGTCCACCGAGACGGCGAAGAGCGCCCAGCAGAGGATGTCCACCGCGACCGGCGGGTAGAGGACGTTGGGCAGCAGGAACGCCACGGCCAGCCCGACGGCGAGCAGCGCGTACCGCAGCCAACGGGGGGAACGGGCGACGGCGGCCAGCGCGGAGGGTGTGCGCTTCGCGCTGGGCTCGGTGTCGGCCACGGTGGTCATGCCGGGGCCTCCTCTCGACCGAACAGGCCGGACGGACGCCAGAGCAGCACCACGGCCATCACGATGAACACGGTCGTCTGGGCGACGATCGGCCACTCCGACAGGTACGCCTCGCCCCACGCCTGGACCAGCCCGATACCGAAGCCGGCGGCGACCGAGCCGAAGATCGAGCCGAGACCGCCGATCACCACCACCGCGAAGACCACGATG encodes:
- a CDS encoding helix-turn-helix domain-containing protein, whose translation is MALMSSPIEFLELLAREAAAVEFEGPLVAARSAGLPADKIAELEQAKVVALRVRALLERRRRRETELSGLYDTASDLAGLRDSDDVLRAIVHRARTLLGADVAYMTLNDDDRGDTYMRVTDGSVSARFQRLRLPIGAGLGGLVAQSGTPYVTANYSEDERFHHTGEIDAGVREEGLVAILGVPLRLGSTSIGVLYAANRSARPFAREEVALLVSLAAHAAVAIDTARLLAETRAALAELSAANTTIRAHSASVERAAAAHDRMTALVLRGGGVEDVAAAVTDVLDGALLAMDAEGRLLTRVGEIDEPDRADMVEAVAASRTEGRSVRRGRLWYAAVVAGAENLGVLVLRPEDELVDADQRILERAALVTALLLLFSRTVAEAEGRVRGELLDDLIARPLADAEALRSRGRRLGVDLDAPHVLVAVGDDVIASTGSARQRVVSWATTYASTRGGLAAARDGRVVLMLPGQDAGAAARAVARDLSRVTGRPVTAGASGPARGPASLAVTFREADRCLTALGALGRTGQGASTAELGFVGLLLGAVGDQGDRDVARFLTDTVGPVVDYDARRGTALVKTLEAYFGVGGSLARAAEQLHVHVNTVTQRLERVGQLLGAEWQKPDRALEVQLALRLHRLRDPDR
- a CDS encoding alpha/beta fold hydrolase, encoding MIDVSRPERTEWLDLPDGRRLAWSEWGPPDGRPVLLCTGAAMSGSLGFGVDLLPRLGMRLLGVDRPGLGGSTAHPGRTLTSWVDDCAHLVDRRGLTAPVAVGFSQGAPFAVALAGAGLVRALAVVAGQDDLAAQRDLLAPEVAALVGDVERDPDAVERRFAGLATADGMWELVIGMSAPHDRALYQRHDFATAYRRCLAEGFRQGAAGYARDLRICLGPWPHPPERVAVPVDLWYGRRDASGVHSPDFGAALARRFPDARHHLLDDEGGSILWTRAGDILTTLRERAG
- a CDS encoding MFS transporter — encoded protein: MPAYANTGHPRRWPILGVTVVSLLLVVMDTTILNVALRTLADPVHGLGASQAELEWAINSYTLVFAGLLFSLGVLGDRYGRRRFLLAGLAVFGLGSLLSAYARDPVHLVLARAVMGLGGAAIMPATLSVIASVFDPRERPRAIGYWSASVGLAVAVGPVLGGILLTHFWWGSVFLVNVPVAFAGLVAGALLVPESRDPRPGRMDLPGVALSVVGLVALTWGVIDGGEHGFDRPVVWAAVLTGLAVLAVFGWHERRTDHPALDVRLFRVPRFAVPVVLVGLVFFAGAGVMFVSAFHLQLVRGHSPLHTGLLFLPLALTQLVLAPRSATLVRRHGARVVCGGGLGLVGVALAGWALVDATTPTWVVAVLLGVQGVGMAHITAPATESVLAALPREKAGVGSAVSNTVRQVGAALGVSVLGAVLAAVYRVRVAPATTALPDGLRETAEGSLAGAYGVAPRLGDAAALLATADRAFVAALHVVALIAAAVTGVGLLAVLRWMPGRPAVAPGPAYSEPGHLDPASPDPASPDPASPDPASPDPAGSGNPVAGVRTVET
- a CDS encoding branched-chain amino acid ABC transporter permease, translating into MTTVADTEPSAKRTPSALAAVARSPRWLRYALLAVGLAVAFLLPNVLYPPVAVDILCWALFAVSVDLLLGYTGLMSFGHAAFWGTSAYVTGLVAINAGLPFPVAVLLGALAAAVLAVPIGYLAVSRTGIYFAMVTLAFAQMVYFIANEWRSVTRGENGLQGVPRELFGLDLTDDYYYYYAALPIVLLGLAAAWRIVNSPFGRVLIGIRDNPARARALGYPVRQYKLTVFVLSGFIAGLGGGLFAIGHRFVSLDALHWTTSGKAVIVVVLGGIGTLWGGVLGAAILVRLEDWLSFSGFEAINLVTGTIFVLVVLLFRRGIWGSVAALAARWRPGRRE